A genome region from Corynebacterium uberis includes the following:
- the orn gene encoding oligoribonuclease, producing the protein MTESTAPAEHTEPAESADPAPAVAPKNDRLVWIDLEMTGLDPARHTIVEVAALVTDAQLNILDPGVDLVVHASEEQLEQMDDFVRNMHETNGLLAEIRASQTTLAQAEEAVLELVDKYCDPEHPAPLAGNSIATDRSFIRAEMPRLDAALHYRMIDVSSIKELTRRWYPRVYYHQPDKGMAHRALADIVESIRELDYYRRAAFVAQPGPTSEEATAAQEEATAAYQQFL; encoded by the coding sequence ATGACTGAATCCACAGCGCCCGCCGAGCACACCGAGCCCGCAGAGTCCGCAGACCCCGCACCCGCCGTGGCCCCCAAGAACGATCGTCTGGTCTGGATCGACCTGGAGATGACCGGGCTCGACCCAGCCCGGCACACCATCGTTGAGGTGGCAGCCTTGGTCACGGATGCGCAGCTCAACATCCTCGACCCGGGCGTGGACCTGGTGGTGCACGCCAGCGAGGAACAGCTGGAGCAGATGGATGATTTTGTGCGCAACATGCATGAAACCAACGGACTGCTCGCGGAGATTCGTGCCTCCCAGACCACTCTTGCGCAGGCTGAGGAGGCGGTGCTGGAGCTCGTCGATAAGTATTGCGATCCCGAGCACCCGGCCCCGCTGGCGGGCAACTCGATTGCCACGGATCGCTCCTTCATTCGGGCGGAGATGCCGCGGCTGGACGCGGCGCTGCACTATCGCATGATCGACGTCTCCTCTATTAAGGAGCTCACCCGGCGCTGGTACCCGCGCGTGTACTACCACCAGCCAGACAAGGGCATGGCCCACCGCGCGCTGGCGGACATCGTGGAGTCCATCCGCGAGCTGGACTACTACCGGCGCGCGGCATTCGTAGCCCAACCCGGCCCCACCTCCGAGGAAGCCACCGCCGCCCAAGAGGAAGCTACCGCCGCCTACCAGCAGTTTTTGTAA
- a CDS encoding S1 family peptidase, which produces MTIRTRCGAIIAAAAAATMLLPAVAGAAEVAPGAPMRMPGEQPANVPVQVPPELLRGSCSQGVPGTVTLPDGSTKRVMVTAAHCVIGITKPNPGPEVYVPTRDGDKLIGVADQGVPAYEPTFQERPAHEEIRDALDAPDWGTVALRDDVTTSRAADSKDQFGVSHGQPVILTGIRDYPDLAIWEVSVDNAGEPICKDGSTTGRSCGIQLFRTSNGIWSVGLGYDHGDSGGVNFDPQTGEALGVTSMGIGPLQRAQPIDVALEQAYGIPDGQVNERFQLPEGTEQADDMRTLTDDHQVIEAWAEENLPPAPDYVADLNTAVTAAHTDAVAAGQQLAGDVAAVAQAAPNPQAVTAAVKNAQGTVEQGVATAQAHADTIGRIAPLALIQQIESQK; this is translated from the coding sequence ATGACCATCCGTACCCGTTGTGGGGCCATCATCGCTGCTGCTGCGGCAGCGACGATGCTGCTGCCCGCCGTTGCCGGCGCTGCCGAGGTTGCACCAGGAGCGCCGATGCGCATGCCTGGTGAACAGCCCGCCAATGTTCCGGTGCAGGTTCCCCCGGAGCTGCTGCGTGGGTCCTGCTCACAAGGCGTGCCGGGGACGGTGACCCTGCCTGACGGGTCCACCAAGCGGGTGATGGTGACGGCCGCGCACTGCGTTATTGGCATTACTAAGCCCAACCCGGGCCCGGAGGTCTACGTGCCCACCCGCGATGGGGACAAGCTCATCGGTGTGGCGGACCAGGGCGTGCCGGCGTATGAGCCGACCTTCCAGGAGCGTCCTGCCCATGAGGAGATCCGCGATGCCCTCGACGCGCCGGACTGGGGCACCGTGGCCCTGCGCGATGACGTGACCACCTCGCGTGCCGCCGACTCGAAGGACCAGTTTGGGGTGTCTCACGGCCAGCCGGTGATCCTGACCGGTATTCGTGATTACCCGGATCTGGCCATCTGGGAGGTCTCTGTAGACAACGCCGGTGAGCCGATCTGCAAGGATGGCTCCACCACTGGGCGCTCGTGCGGCATTCAGCTGTTCCGCACGTCCAACGGCATCTGGTCCGTGGGCCTGGGCTATGACCACGGTGACTCGGGCGGAGTGAACTTTGACCCCCAGACCGGGGAAGCCCTGGGCGTGACCTCCATGGGGATTGGCCCGCTGCAGCGGGCGCAGCCCATTGACGTTGCGCTGGAGCAGGCCTACGGCATCCCCGACGGCCAGGTCAATGAGCGTTTCCAGTTGCCGGAAGGCACGGAGCAGGCCGATGACATGCGGACGCTGACCGATGACCACCAGGTCATCGAGGCCTGGGCGGAGGAGAACCTGCCCCCGGCCCCGGACTATGTTGCAGACCTCAACACCGCGGTCACCGCGGCGCACACGGATGCGGTAGCTGCCGGCCAGCAGCTGGCTGGGGATGTCGCTGCGGTGGCCCAGGCGGCACCGAACCCGCAGGCCGTGACGGCTGCGGTCAAGAACGCCCAGGGCACCGTGGAGCAGGGTGTGGCTACCGCCCAGGCCCACGCTGACACCATTGGCCGGATCGCCCCGCTGGCGCTGATCCAGCAGATCGAGTCCCAGAAGTAG
- the cmrA gene encoding mycolate reductase (Catalyzes the final step in mycolic acid biosynthesis.), which yields MTATLPHPSTRATALITGASQGIGEAIARQLASFGHNLILVARRGDVLRTLADELIDAHGITAQPFPCDLARPEEVTRLIEHIADKEINILINSAGIASFGPFLQQDWDYETTQFHLNATAVFRLTHAVVGPMVARGTGAICNVGSAAGNVPIPNNATYVFTKAGVNAFTEALHYELKGTGVHCTLLAPGPVREDTIAEQDKTIVDKVVPDFLWTTYTSCATETLDALAANKRRVVPGPLGKAMNTISTYAPTGLLAPLMGKFYAKMG from the coding sequence ATGACCGCCACCCTGCCGCACCCCTCCACACGCGCCACCGCACTGATCACCGGAGCCAGCCAGGGCATCGGGGAAGCCATCGCCCGGCAGCTCGCCTCCTTTGGCCACAACCTCATCCTGGTCGCCCGCCGCGGCGACGTCCTGCGCACCCTCGCCGATGAGCTTATCGACGCCCACGGCATCACCGCGCAGCCCTTCCCCTGCGACCTCGCCCGCCCCGAGGAAGTCACCCGACTCATCGAGCACATCGCCGACAAAGAGATCAACATCCTGATCAACTCCGCCGGAATAGCCAGCTTTGGCCCCTTCTTACAGCAGGACTGGGATTATGAAACCACCCAGTTCCACCTCAACGCCACCGCCGTCTTCCGCCTCACCCACGCCGTGGTGGGCCCCATGGTCGCCCGCGGCACCGGGGCGATCTGCAACGTAGGCTCCGCCGCCGGAAACGTGCCCATCCCCAACAACGCCACCTACGTGTTCACCAAGGCTGGCGTCAACGCCTTTACCGAGGCCCTGCACTACGAACTCAAGGGCACCGGCGTGCACTGCACCCTGCTCGCCCCCGGCCCGGTACGCGAGGACACCATTGCAGAACAAGACAAAACCATCGTGGACAAAGTGGTCCCCGACTTCCTGTGGACCACCTACACCTCCTGTGCCACCGAAACCCTCGACGCACTGGCCGCCAACAAGCGCCGCGTCGTCCCCGGCCCCTTGGGCAAGGCCATGAACACCATCTCCACCTACGCGCCCACCGGGTTGCTGGCACCGCTGATGGGCAAGTTCTACGCGAAGATGGGTTAA
- the uxaC gene encoding glucuronate isomerase — translation MSSSHAAHPDRLLPADPGTRDIARRLLASVEDLPIISPHGHLDPAMFSSNAAFPNPTALLISPDHYLTRVLHSAGVDLADLGVGGHDCDPRAAWRIFCHHWDLYAGTASGYWLEQEFEHVFGINPDRLSVRSDEEADAIYDELTDLLAQPDFRPRELAERFGLEVLATTDDPLDDLAIHRELAEDTTFSPRILPTFRPDAYTKAYLPDFAANVTRLIDTAGDGATGYAGYLKALANRRQYFIDHGAVSSDHGTHNADSTPLDPADAQAILDKALRGEATRAEAAAFEANMTYRFAEMAQDDHLVMTIHPGVYRNHSTSAFDAFGADTGHDIPFRMDYTNGLQPLLSAFGENPDFHFVMFTIDETVFSRELAPLAGYYPAAYLGAPWWFIDEIDAMNRFRQASTGTAGFSRYSGFIDDTRAYCSIPARHNTSRRVEANYLARLVAEHRITEDRAADIIVDLIDASPRRVFKL, via the coding sequence ATGAGTTCATCACACGCAGCACACCCCGACCGGCTGCTGCCAGCCGACCCCGGCACCCGCGACATCGCGCGCCGCCTGCTGGCCAGCGTGGAAGACCTACCCATCATCTCCCCCCACGGCCACCTCGACCCCGCAATGTTTAGCAGCAACGCGGCCTTCCCCAACCCCACCGCCCTGCTCATCAGCCCCGACCACTACCTCACCCGAGTCCTGCACTCGGCTGGCGTGGACCTCGCTGACCTCGGCGTCGGCGGCCACGACTGCGACCCCCGCGCCGCCTGGCGGATCTTCTGCCACCACTGGGACCTCTACGCGGGCACCGCCTCCGGGTACTGGCTAGAGCAAGAATTTGAACACGTCTTTGGCATCAACCCGGACCGACTATCGGTGCGCAGCGATGAAGAAGCAGACGCCATCTATGACGAACTCACCGACCTGCTCGCCCAGCCGGACTTCCGGCCCCGCGAACTCGCCGAACGCTTCGGCCTCGAGGTCCTGGCCACCACCGACGATCCCCTCGACGACCTGGCCATCCACCGCGAACTCGCCGAAGACACCACCTTTAGCCCCCGCATCCTGCCCACCTTCCGGCCCGACGCCTACACCAAGGCCTACCTGCCGGACTTCGCCGCCAATGTCACCCGGCTGATCGACACCGCCGGCGACGGCGCCACCGGATACGCCGGCTACCTCAAGGCCCTGGCCAACCGCCGCCAGTACTTCATCGACCACGGCGCCGTCTCCTCCGACCACGGCACCCACAACGCGGACTCCACCCCGCTGGACCCCGCCGACGCCCAAGCCATCCTGGACAAGGCACTGCGCGGCGAAGCCACCCGCGCCGAAGCCGCCGCCTTTGAAGCCAACATGACCTACCGCTTCGCGGAGATGGCCCAAGACGACCACCTAGTCATGACCATCCACCCCGGGGTCTACCGCAACCACTCCACCAGCGCATTTGATGCCTTCGGGGCGGATACCGGCCACGACATCCCCTTCCGGATGGACTACACCAACGGCCTGCAGCCCCTGCTCAGCGCCTTCGGCGAAAACCCCGACTTCCACTTCGTCATGTTCACCATCGACGAGACGGTCTTCTCCCGCGAACTGGCCCCCCTGGCCGGCTACTACCCGGCCGCCTACCTCGGCGCGCCCTGGTGGTTCATCGACGAAATCGACGCCATGAACCGCTTCCGCCAGGCCAGCACCGGCACCGCCGGCTTCAGCCGCTACTCCGGATTCATCGATGACACGCGCGCCTACTGCTCCATCCCGGCGCGCCACAACACCTCCCGGCGCGTGGAGGCCAACTACCTCGCCCGGCTCGTCGCCGAGCACCGCATCACCGAAGACCGCGCCGCAGACATCATCGTCGACCTGATCGACGCCTCTCCCCGAAGGGTGTTCAAGCTATGA
- a CDS encoding ATP-binding cassette domain-containing protein, which yields MVDIKVTAARKRVGRRDVWSGLNCEFRKGALHAVVGASGAGKSTLLRCVGLTDRLSAGQVSYDSVDLNAASARERRQRRRASVGFLFQDYALMDFDTVRANVAFVHGGKLSRRASDRLIDGALEHVGLAGRGGERIHELNGAEKQRVALARILVRDVEVVLADEPTGALDMKNAEMVVGILSEYALAGACVIIATHDPWVVSHADSCVDLDIYCPG from the coding sequence GTGGTTGATATTAAGGTGACGGCGGCCCGCAAGCGGGTGGGGCGTCGGGATGTGTGGTCGGGGCTGAATTGTGAGTTCCGTAAAGGGGCGCTGCACGCGGTTGTGGGGGCGTCGGGAGCGGGTAAGTCGACGCTGCTGCGGTGCGTGGGCTTGACGGATCGGTTGTCTGCGGGGCAGGTCAGCTATGATTCGGTGGATTTGAATGCGGCGTCGGCACGCGAGCGGCGGCAGCGGCGGCGCGCGTCGGTGGGGTTTTTGTTTCAGGACTATGCGCTCATGGATTTTGACACTGTGCGGGCGAATGTTGCTTTCGTGCACGGGGGAAAGCTGAGCCGGCGGGCGTCTGATCGGCTTATCGACGGCGCCTTGGAGCACGTGGGCTTGGCCGGTCGCGGTGGGGAGCGCATCCATGAGCTCAACGGGGCGGAGAAGCAGCGGGTGGCCCTGGCCAGGATTCTGGTGCGCGACGTGGAGGTGGTGCTGGCCGACGAGCCCACCGGCGCGTTGGACATGAAGAACGCGGAGATGGTGGTGGGCATTCTAAGCGAGTATGCCCTGGCTGGGGCGTGCGTGATTATTGCCACTCATGATCCGTGGGTGGTCTCCCACGCGGATTCGTGTGTGGATCTAGATATTTACTGCCCCGGGTAG
- a CDS encoding mannitol dehydrogenase family protein encodes MTSATPTPLNRSTAPCPPAPPVRLVHLGLGAFHRAHQVWYTQNAEDPAGDPQWGYASFTGLGPELAEALAPQDGLYTLVERSGSGDTPQLIWSLVDPRPATDTARLCELLANPDVAVVTLTVTEAGYHLTAAGELDTDDAEVAADIAALRGSTASDAEVDLVTAAGRVLVGLRARKAALEGGVDKQSGIAVMSCDNISANGETTRASVLGMARAVDPELAAWVEDHVTFPSTSIDRITPATTDELIADVAEETGFADAAPVVTEPFASWVICGDFPAGRPDWEKAGAQFVDDIDAFERRKLWLLNGSHSLMAYYGQLRGHDTVDQAISDPQIRQRVEALWDAAAEHLTAPELAVPDYRASLIERFENPRIRHSLVQIGTDGATKQRMRAAAILHAERAAGRSGQAAAFSLAAWITYLLGVNERGEEIRDTRAADLAAACTSDTPVAALVGVLDEELAADTAAVELIAGLVEELRAEAS; translated from the coding sequence ATGACCTCCGCAACCCCCACCCCGCTCAACCGCAGCACCGCACCCTGCCCGCCCGCCCCGCCCGTGCGGCTCGTCCACCTCGGGCTCGGCGCCTTCCACCGCGCCCACCAGGTGTGGTACACCCAAAACGCAGAAGACCCCGCCGGCGACCCGCAATGGGGATACGCTTCCTTCACCGGGCTGGGGCCCGAGCTGGCTGAAGCGCTCGCCCCCCAAGACGGCCTGTACACCCTGGTAGAGCGTTCCGGCAGCGGCGACACCCCGCAGCTGATCTGGTCCCTGGTGGACCCCCGGCCAGCCACCGATACGGCCCGGCTGTGCGAACTGCTTGCCAATCCTGACGTCGCCGTGGTCACCCTCACCGTCACCGAAGCCGGCTACCACCTCACCGCCGCGGGCGAGTTAGACACTGACGACGCCGAGGTCGCCGCGGACATCGCCGCCCTGCGCGGCAGCACCGCCTCCGACGCCGAGGTTGACCTGGTCACCGCCGCCGGGCGCGTCCTGGTGGGCCTGCGCGCCCGCAAAGCGGCACTGGAAGGGGGCGTCGATAAGCAATCCGGAATCGCCGTGATGAGCTGCGATAACATCTCCGCCAACGGGGAAACCACCCGCGCATCCGTGCTGGGCATGGCCCGCGCCGTGGACCCCGAACTGGCCGCCTGGGTCGAAGACCACGTGACGTTCCCCTCCACCTCCATCGACCGCATCACCCCGGCCACCACCGATGAACTCATCGCCGACGTCGCCGAGGAAACCGGCTTTGCCGACGCCGCCCCAGTAGTCACCGAACCCTTCGCCTCCTGGGTCATCTGCGGCGACTTCCCCGCCGGGCGCCCCGACTGGGAAAAGGCCGGCGCACAATTCGTCGACGACATCGACGCCTTCGAACGCCGCAAGCTGTGGCTGCTCAACGGCTCCCACTCGCTCATGGCCTACTACGGGCAACTGCGCGGCCACGACACCGTGGACCAAGCGATCTCCGACCCGCAGATCCGGCAGCGCGTCGAAGCCCTCTGGGACGCCGCCGCCGAACACCTCACCGCACCCGAACTGGCCGTACCCGACTACCGGGCCAGCCTGATCGAGCGCTTTGAAAACCCGCGCATCCGGCACTCTCTGGTGCAGATCGGCACCGACGGGGCCACCAAGCAGCGCATGCGCGCCGCAGCGATCCTGCACGCCGAACGCGCCGCCGGCCGCAGCGGACAAGCCGCCGCATTCTCGCTTGCCGCGTGGATCACCTACCTGCTCGGAGTCAACGAGCGCGGCGAAGAGATCCGCGACACCCGCGCCGCCGACCTGGCCGCAGCCTGCACCAGCGACACCCCCGTCGCCGCGCTGGTGGGTGTCCTCGACGAGGAGCTTGCCGCCGACACCGCGGCGGTGGAGCTCATCGCCGGGCTCGTCGAGGAGCTGCGCGCCGAGGCGTCCTAG
- a CDS encoding beta-glucoside-specific PTS transporter subunit IIABC yields the protein MTTATSAGYAPLASAVIAALGGADNIRTVTHCATRLRFVLKDSSKADMAAVEGVEGVIAALRAGGQHQVVIGNDVPLAFAAVTAEPGMAAHASQDDGDSPHGGTGSADEGEKTNLFNRFITMISALFNPVVSVLAGVAIGKAFVQMALQFGWLDAESGTAIVLSAAVDGVFYFLPLFLAITAARRFGVNQFTAMAVVAPLLHPTIVQLAATEGAQAFRMAFPAMSYASSVIPAILAVWVAGYLQRGLDKVLPSAVRNFLTPLFVVVIMVPVVLFTIGPATTWFSGVVADGVKSLFVAAPWLAGALLGGLWQVFVMFGLHWGFVPIFLNDLATAGQEQMYTPILVAVLAQGAATLAVMVASRNAQRRKLAGPAALSGILAGVTEPAIYGVNLPLKYPFAMGIAGGAVGGTIATLGGAAGNSFVFPSVLALPAYLEFGGVTMLLIGTGVGMVIAFVGTLVTLRHAERADAAPADAPLSDATPAAATAPAAPATTATTATTATTETAAGAGSQVTLGAPVAGTVVALADVPDKVFASAAMGQGLAIEPADGTVVAPVAGQIIAAPKSGHAVGLRTDDGVEVLIHVGLGTVAMKGEGFALAVARGDRVAAGDVLCRVDLQAIAAAGHPATTIMVVTNTAAMSQVIPVADGEVAAGAAAVDVEK from the coding sequence ATGACAACGGCAACGTCGGCGGGATATGCGCCGCTAGCCAGCGCGGTGATCGCCGCCCTCGGGGGAGCTGACAACATCCGAACCGTCACGCACTGCGCCACCCGCCTGCGCTTTGTGCTCAAGGATTCTTCCAAGGCGGACATGGCCGCGGTGGAGGGCGTCGAGGGCGTCATCGCCGCGCTGCGCGCTGGCGGGCAGCATCAGGTGGTCATCGGCAACGATGTTCCGCTCGCCTTCGCCGCGGTGACCGCCGAGCCGGGAATGGCGGCCCATGCGTCGCAGGATGATGGTGACTCCCCCCACGGCGGCACGGGCTCCGCCGATGAGGGCGAGAAGACCAACCTGTTCAACCGCTTCATCACCATGATCTCCGCGCTGTTTAACCCGGTGGTCTCGGTGCTGGCTGGCGTGGCCATTGGCAAGGCCTTCGTGCAGATGGCCCTGCAGTTCGGCTGGCTGGACGCGGAGTCCGGTACCGCGATCGTCCTAAGCGCCGCGGTGGATGGCGTGTTCTACTTCCTGCCGCTGTTCCTGGCCATCACGGCCGCGCGGCGTTTTGGGGTCAACCAATTCACCGCCATGGCGGTGGTGGCCCCGCTGCTGCACCCCACGATCGTGCAACTGGCCGCCACGGAAGGCGCGCAGGCCTTCCGGATGGCTTTCCCCGCGATGAGCTACGCCTCCTCCGTCATCCCGGCGATCCTGGCCGTGTGGGTGGCGGGCTACCTCCAGCGCGGCTTGGATAAGGTGCTGCCCAGCGCGGTGCGTAACTTCCTGACCCCGCTGTTTGTGGTGGTCATCATGGTTCCGGTGGTGCTGTTTACCATCGGTCCGGCAACGACCTGGTTCTCCGGGGTGGTGGCAGATGGCGTGAAGTCCCTGTTTGTTGCCGCGCCGTGGCTGGCGGGCGCCCTGCTGGGCGGCCTGTGGCAGGTGTTTGTCATGTTTGGTCTGCACTGGGGATTCGTCCCGATCTTCCTCAACGATCTGGCAACCGCCGGCCAGGAGCAGATGTACACCCCGATTCTGGTGGCGGTGCTGGCCCAAGGGGCCGCGACGCTGGCGGTCATGGTGGCTTCGCGCAACGCGCAGCGGCGCAAGCTGGCCGGACCGGCAGCGCTGTCCGGCATCCTTGCGGGTGTGACGGAGCCGGCGATCTACGGTGTGAACCTGCCGCTGAAGTACCCCTTTGCCATGGGCATCGCCGGCGGCGCGGTGGGCGGAACCATCGCCACCCTGGGTGGGGCTGCGGGCAACTCCTTCGTCTTCCCCAGCGTGCTGGCGCTGCCGGCCTACCTGGAGTTCGGTGGGGTGACCATGCTGCTCATCGGCACGGGGGTGGGTATGGTCATCGCCTTCGTGGGCACGCTGGTGACGCTGCGCCACGCGGAGCGTGCGGATGCCGCCCCCGCCGATGCGCCGCTGAGCGACGCCACCCCTGCCGCAGCGACAGCCCCCGCGGCCCCGGCGACCACGGCGACCACGGCGACCACGGCGACCACGGAGACTGCCGCTGGCGCCGGCTCCCAGGTCACGCTGGGCGCCCCGGTGGCCGGCACCGTCGTAGCCCTGGCCGACGTGCCAGACAAGGTCTTCGCCTCCGCCGCCATGGGCCAGGGGCTGGCCATCGAGCCGGCCGACGGCACCGTTGTTGCCCCGGTGGCGGGCCAGATCATCGCGGCGCCGAAGTCCGGCCACGCGGTGGGCCTGCGCACCGACGACGGCGTGGAGGTGCTCATCCACGTCGGTTTGGGCACCGTGGCCATGAAGGGCGAGGGCTTCGCCCTGGCCGTAGCCCGCGGGGATCGCGTGGCCGCCGGGGACGTGCTGTGCCGGGTGGACCTTCAGGCGATTGCTGCCGCTGGGCATCCCGCCACCACCA
- a CDS encoding L,D-transpeptidase yields the protein MAVMSAMAIAVAGAVSSCTIGRDTGSEAAHAAQVEEENPAPVVSVKDGARKVDPSSRVSVESQDETLRKVVMTNEDGKQVEGEYSEDHSSWRTTEDLGYYRTYTVEAFDANGESTTVEFSTVEPDGVAAVSIAPLDGAEVGVGQTIAFRFGYPIEDRKKAEQTIKIKTEPKVTGAFYWLNNYEVRWRPEKFWKPGTKVSVEANIYGQPLGGGIYGDSSNAASFSIGDEVIAVADDATKTMTVYKNGEELRSIPISMGSSQWPTPNGTYIIGDRNESLVMDSETFGLAHDKGGYKTTVQFATQMSYSGIYVHAAPWSVWAQGNTNTSHGCINVTTDAAQWFQQTVKRGDIVKVKNTIGGDFSGWDGLGDWNIPWKEWKEGNAQSN from the coding sequence ATGGCGGTAATGTCCGCGATGGCCATTGCGGTGGCGGGGGCAGTTTCATCGTGCACCATTGGGCGCGATACGGGCTCTGAGGCCGCCCATGCGGCGCAGGTGGAAGAGGAAAATCCGGCGCCGGTGGTCTCCGTCAAGGATGGCGCGCGCAAGGTGGATCCCTCCTCGCGCGTCAGCGTGGAGTCCCAGGATGAGACGCTACGCAAGGTCGTCATGACCAACGAGGACGGCAAACAGGTCGAGGGGGAATACTCCGAGGACCACAGCTCCTGGCGCACCACGGAGGACCTAGGCTACTACCGGACCTACACGGTCGAGGCTTTTGACGCCAACGGGGAGTCCACCACTGTCGAGTTTTCCACCGTGGAGCCCGACGGCGTGGCCGCCGTGAGCATTGCGCCTCTCGACGGCGCCGAGGTCGGCGTGGGCCAAACCATCGCCTTCCGCTTCGGCTATCCCATCGAGGACCGCAAGAAGGCCGAGCAGACCATCAAGATCAAGACCGAGCCCAAGGTCACCGGCGCCTTCTACTGGCTGAACAACTATGAGGTGCGCTGGCGGCCGGAGAAGTTCTGGAAGCCCGGCACCAAGGTCAGCGTGGAGGCCAACATCTACGGCCAGCCCTTGGGCGGGGGAATCTATGGTGACTCGTCCAACGCGGCGTCGTTTAGCATCGGCGATGAGGTCATCGCTGTGGCCGATGACGCCACCAAGACCATGACCGTGTACAAAAACGGCGAGGAACTGCGCTCCATCCCCATCTCTATGGGCTCGTCCCAGTGGCCCACGCCCAACGGCACCTACATCATCGGCGACCGCAACGAGTCCCTGGTCATGGACTCAGAGACCTTCGGCCTCGCCCACGATAAGGGCGGCTACAAAACCACCGTGCAGTTTGCCACCCAGATGTCCTACTCCGGGATCTACGTCCACGCGGCACCCTGGTCCGTGTGGGCACAGGGCAACACCAACACCTCCCACGGCTGCATCAACGTCACCACAGATGCCGCCCAGTGGTTCCAGCAGACCGTCAAGCGCGGGGACATTGTCAAGGTGAAAAACACCATTGGCGGTGACTTCTCCGGATGGGACGGGCTAGGGGACTGGAACATCCCGTGGAAGGAATGGAAGGAAGGCAACGCGCAGAGCAACTAG
- a CDS encoding LacI family DNA-binding transcriptional regulator gives MTIGRDATTRPGKVTIYDVADLAGVSPSTVSRALSKPGRVSYATAEKVRTAAAELGYKSRLATLHAADGLDQAPTGNIAIVVADLLNPFFLEIVRGAEHAARAQGIQVVIANVEEHEERSRKAVEALTRHVDGVMLASSRLANQDIEKVARTMPAVVINRPVPGVPSVLVDNYEGVIKAAIHLEQQGARSITYLAGPDRSWADATRWRGLLDAVGSPSAPLGAAAATFTRSTQIPADQARRLARMNVRMHRVVEPTALGGRRAFQRWCRERTDAVLCFNDLVAVGFIQQARAHGMRVPEDVAVIGFDNTEVTTIVTPSLTTVAAPLRAVGRVAAANLIALIMGVKEPPARPRVLPTRLIVRESSVRALR, from the coding sequence ATGACGATTGGCCGTGATGCCACGACTCGCCCAGGAAAGGTGACCATCTACGATGTCGCTGACCTGGCCGGAGTCTCTCCCTCGACGGTTTCACGCGCGCTGAGTAAGCCGGGGCGGGTTAGCTACGCCACCGCTGAAAAGGTGCGTACGGCAGCAGCAGAATTGGGCTACAAGTCTAGGCTAGCCACGCTGCACGCGGCAGATGGCCTAGATCAGGCACCTACGGGCAACATCGCCATCGTCGTTGCAGATCTGCTCAATCCTTTTTTTCTGGAAATCGTCCGCGGGGCGGAGCACGCTGCCCGCGCCCAGGGCATCCAGGTGGTCATTGCCAACGTTGAGGAGCACGAGGAACGCTCCCGCAAGGCCGTCGAAGCGCTGACGCGGCACGTTGATGGCGTGATGCTGGCGTCCTCGCGGCTGGCCAACCAGGACATTGAGAAGGTGGCACGCACCATGCCGGCGGTGGTGATCAACCGGCCGGTTCCGGGTGTGCCCAGCGTCCTGGTGGATAACTACGAGGGCGTAATCAAAGCAGCCATCCACCTGGAGCAGCAGGGGGCACGCTCGATTACCTATCTGGCCGGTCCGGATCGCTCCTGGGCGGACGCTACCCGCTGGCGCGGGCTTCTCGACGCCGTCGGCTCACCGTCGGCCCCCCTCGGCGCGGCGGCAGCCACGTTCACCCGCTCCACGCAGATCCCCGCCGATCAGGCCCGCCGGCTCGCGCGGATGAACGTGCGCATGCACCGGGTCGTCGAGCCGACGGCGCTGGGCGGGCGCCGGGCGTTTCAGCGCTGGTGCCGGGAGCGCACCGACGCGGTGTTGTGCTTCAACGACCTGGTGGCGGTGGGCTTTATCCAGCAGGCCCGCGCCCACGGGATGCGGGTGCCCGAGGATGTGGCCGTCATCGGCTTTGATAACACGGAGGTGACCACCATAGTGACTCCCTCGCTGACCACCGTGGCCGCTCCGCTGCGTGCGGTGGGTCGGGTGGCGGCAGCCAACCTCATCGCGCTGATCATGGGCGTCAAGGAGCCGCCGGCGCGGCCGCGGGTGCTGCCCACGCGGTTGATTGTGCGGGAGTCTTCCGTGCGCGCGCTACGCTAG